In the genome of Pseudomonas sp. B33.4, the window GAAGATCAGGTACTGGCCCTTGATCCCCAACAACGTGCCTTCGGCAATCGGGTTCTTGTCCAGGTTGAAGCTGACGATTTTGGCCGGGTATTGCTCGACCGGGTAGCGGATTTCCAGCGGTTCGACGTCGGCAATGGTCTGAATCGCCTGCAGGCCGAATCGCTCTTGCAGGCCTTGCAGGCCTTCGGCGCAACTCTCGAACAGTTGATCGCGCACTTGTGCCAGATCGACCGCCACCGCATCGCCCTTGAGCAACGCGCGCCAGTTGGTTTTGTCGGCCACTTGGCTGCGGAACAAATCTTCAACGAAGCCCGATTGCTGCCGCGTCGAAACACGCATGATCGGTAACGCCTGACATGCACCCTGATCGATCCAGCGAGTCGGCAGTTGCGTAGCACGAGTGATGCCAACCTTGATGCCCGACGAATTGGACAGGTAAACCACGTGATCGGTCATGCAGAACTGCTCGCCCCACGCTGGATCGCGGCAGGTGCCGGCGTCATAGTGGCAACGCTCCGGGCTCATGATGCACAGGTCGCACTGCGCCAGCTTGGTCATGCACGGATAGCAGTAACCCTGACTGAAACTGGTTTTGGTCTTGCGCCCGCAATGGGTGCAGTGGATCGCCCCGAGGTATTCCAGACGCACCGTAGTGCCGATCAACGGGTTGACCGGCACCTCGACGTCATCCAGACGAAACGCGTATTGCACATTCGGCCCGTCCAGGCGCGCCGACATTTTGCTGATTGCACCGCGGCCAATCTCGATCAATGGATGGCATCCGACTTGAACAGGATGTTCGGCACTTCGATCGACTTCGATGCACATTCCTGCGGGCCCATGTAACCGGTGCGCTGGTCTTCAGGCAGGTTCTGGATTTCCCAGGCGATCATCGCCTGCAACGACAGTTCGCGCTGCTCGGCGGTGAGCTTGCCACCGTCGGACCACTTGCCGATTTCCACGGCCAGTTTCAGGCTCTCGTAGATGTCCGGGGTAATGTTGTTGATCATGTCGTTAAAAGAGGACATCAGGGTCTCCGTGCTCTTTATCTACAAAAAAATTCAGGCGGCCAGTTTACGGCGGTTATACAAACCACCCAACAAACCGGTGAAGCATCCGATGAGTAACCCGCCGACGTGGGCGGCGTTGGCGATTTCGCCGAAACCGATCATCGAGATCAGCCCGGACATGCATACCAGCAACCACACCAGCATCATCACCAGCACGCCGCGCGGCAGGCGATAGGCCGGGTTCGGTGCCAGCAGCTGGAAGATCCAGCAATGCCCGAGCAAACCGTACAGCACGCCGGACAGACCACCGAACAAGGTCGGGCCGCTCCAGACAAACTGTGCGTAGTTGGACACCAGGCTGAACAGCAGCGTCAGACCGATCAGGTTGATACTGCCCTGGCGCGACTCGATGCGCCGGCCCAGTTCCCAGTACCACATGCCGTTCATGGCCAGGTGCAGGATGCCGAAGTGGATCAGCATCGGTGTGACCAGACGCCACCACTGCCCCGCCGCCAGGCTGTCGGCCAACGGTGTGAAATGGATGTACTCGCCGACCACCTGAAAATCGAGGAACGTCAGCCAGCGCAAGGTCTGCAGGTTCTCACCTAGGTACGTCAGCCCGCCAACGATCAGGCACAACAACAGGATGAATCCGGTGGCCTTGGCGTATTTCAGTTGCTCGGCGAAGCTCGGCCGCTTGAAGGTTGGCGCGACGGGGATGTCCAGCGTTTGCTCGGGATCGCCCGCCGGGAAGCGTTCGTACAAGGAACGCACGTCTTCGCTGATTTCTGCCGGTGCCCATAACACTTGTTCGCCGGCCTCCTCGCTGACGCGATGTGGCACTTGCATGCGTTGCAGCAGTTTGACGAAACCGCTCAAGTCCACCGCCAACGGCAGACGCAATACCGCTATCGCACTCATTGCAGCACCTCCGGCCGCTCGACATCGACCCAGACAAATTTATGCGGATCCAGACGTGTTTCCTGATCCAGACGATAGGCCACCAGTTTGCCGTAGAGCACCGCGCTGTAATCCAGGCACGCGAGGTTCGGGCGGATCGGCGCCGGTTTGCCGCTGCGCCAGTAGTGGCCGACGAACAGCAACGGCTCATCGACGCCGTAGCGCAGCAGGGAATTCTTTTCCGTGGAGGTCAACGGTGTTTGCGCCACCGGCTCCGGCAGTGCATCGGGCTGGAAGACGATGTCGCCGTAGGTTTTCGGGTCATCTTCCCAGAACTTGGTGCGGAAGAACGA includes:
- a CDS encoding DUF2797 domain-containing protein translates to MIEIGRGAISKMSARLDGPNVQYAFRLDDVEVPVNPLIGTTVRLEYLGAIHCTHCGRKTKTSFSQGYCYPCMTKLAQCDLCIMSPERCHYDAGTCRDPAWGEQFCMTDHVVYLSNSSGIKVGITRATQLPTRWIDQGACQALPIMRVSTRQQSGFVEDLFRSQVADKTNWRALLKGDAVAVDLAQVRDQLFESCAEGLQGLQERFGLQAIQTIADVEPLEIRYPVEQYPAKIVSFNLDKNPIAEGTLLGIKGQYLIFDTGVINIRKYTAYQLAVHQ
- a CDS encoding YeaC family protein, translated to MSSFNDMINNITPDIYESLKLAVEIGKWSDGGKLTAEQRELSLQAMIAWEIQNLPEDQRTGYMGPQECASKSIEVPNILFKSDAIH
- a CDS encoding rhomboid family intramembrane serine protease, yielding MSAIAVLRLPLAVDLSGFVKLLQRMQVPHRVSEEAGEQVLWAPAEISEDVRSLYERFPAGDPEQTLDIPVAPTFKRPSFAEQLKYAKATGFILLLCLIVGGLTYLGENLQTLRWLTFLDFQVVGEYIHFTPLADSLAAGQWWRLVTPMLIHFGILHLAMNGMWYWELGRRIESRQGSINLIGLTLLFSLVSNYAQFVWSGPTLFGGLSGVLYGLLGHCWIFQLLAPNPAYRLPRGVLVMMLVWLLVCMSGLISMIGFGEIANAAHVGGLLIGCFTGLLGGLYNRRKLAA